Genomic DNA from Channa argus isolate prfri chromosome 2, Channa argus male v1.0, whole genome shotgun sequence:
tgtttgtctctgtctagTTGCATCTCACCAATATTTTACAggcagaaaaaagcaaataCACCTGCTTTGGCAAAATCCTCCTTGTTATAACTGAAATCCTTTAGAAATGTAATGCTATCAATTGCAGGGTTGTACCGGCGAGAGGTCTCAAGCAGCATAATCTGTGGAAGATGAGCACATCTTGATTAGTGGAAAATTTATATACAGCCAAACTAAGATCAACTAACATGATATTGAAGGAGGCTGTGCAAAAAAATTTTTAGGACccagtgtttctctttttgactttttgggGCGGTTGTAAATGGGGGctcagtagctcagttggtaaggcagttgtccacggacaacagggtcagtggtttgatccccggtcccagctatatggtttctgggcaagacactgaactcttaacagcccattcccattcctagctgtgcagtgctagaccaagcccggtagaaattagggagggttgcatcaggaagggaatccggtgtaaaaactgccatatcaacatgcggacaaatgttTCTCTTAGGACTCTTCAGCGGTGCTAATGTGTACAGGTCCATGAACATGTgatgttataaaataaatacatttaaaaaataaataaataaaaatcactttgaGGCAGTCAATattattaaagtacattttttcacatgcttgagttaatttacttttttaaaatctgggGGGCTCTGGAGGCCATAACTGTAGtaatacactgatcaggcataacattactaacacctgtgcaatttaatgcaatccaatatagTGGCTCTGCCATTGTTTcaacttttacaaggttataatttcacagtttttaggtttaaactgtcagaaaggttataattctacaatgtgtttattattgaggttaaCAGTGGATTCAACCCAAATTTGGCAAATATTGGATCGCATTAAATTCCACAGTGGGTCATAATGTCATGCATGATTGATGTGAATGTCTGAATGAATTGTTAGCGTGTGTCCTTTTCTGTCAATTTTTTTACACCAGGTTGCaatcttaaaaatgtaagtttacCTTTTCTACTTTTGTCTTCACTGGTGGAACTGCGTAGTTACTTTAAAGCTAATATTAACTAAACTAGTCTAAAGCTGCAATAATGTGACAAGCTTAgacaaatgtttcagaaaatgaCTCACTTAAAGACTCATAAGAAGTTACATTTAACTTTAAGGTTTAGATGCCGACACTGCTCCATAACAATGACTGCTGCAGTGTGTACAGTTTTAATAACAATGAATATAACGAACCAGAATAATAATAGGCCTGGTGGCTTGATGAGTAAAGCATCAGGCTGGGAACCTGAAGTCTCCcagtccttgagcgagacacaTTAGCCTTTGGCTAAGTGAatagggggatgggttaaatgcagagcacAAATGTCATTGTAACTTGTACATAtagtaaatgtatatgtacataATGACGACCAATAATCAGTAGCAGCACTGCATTTCGCTGTGTGGTTACTGCTATGCGATGCATACAGGGGAAAGAAGAGGAGCACTGATGATCTAAAAAGATAAATGCCCACTTAcgtagcgcttttatccaaagctttacaatgttgcttctcattcacccaatctcacacacacatacacaaatggaGGTGGCaaccatgcaaggtgctcacctgatccACCGGGGGcaacttgggattcagtgtcttgccaaaggaCACTACGAAACGTAGCCAGGACAaaggatcgaaccactgaccctgtggtccatggatgactgccttaccaactgagctacagccgacCCCACATATACACTATATATTCAAACAATTGCATTGCTCTAAAAAGTttgtacttttaattatttgtaacaaataaaagaaatctgtgATGGGTAGTTCCAAATCCCTGGCAATCAgggcaaaaacattttaaaattagggctcatgagaaaaaaaaaaaaacaccatcttGTCATAAATAATCACAAACCTCAATGGTAGATGTCTTTAGTAGAGCAATCTGGTCTTCTCTTGTGAGCTCCAGGAAACCAGGAAGCTGCTTGGCAAAATCAACTATCTCCTGGACTGACATGATTGCTAGCTCAGTAAAGTGGGCGAACCGCTGCTGACGTACTTCACGGTTTTGCAAGTCCTGACTCTGTGGCCACGGCTGTTGAACGCACACAgaataacaacacacacacacacacacacacacacacacacacacacacacacgagaatTCAAGAATTCTTTAGCCTTCTTTTGATTAAAACCCTAATACAGACTGTATTCAGGTTAAACCAAGACTGCAGAGAGGCTCAAATCATGCACAATCAAGCTACAAATTCATGCTATTAACGTTTGCATTTTTACCACCACCTTTAAgttggcatttttaacattagcATCAGTAGTAAAGCAAGTATATATTGCGCAAcagaagcaataaaaatgtgtaaaggtCACATTTGTTGGCTTCTGATAGCCTCTCAGCTACTGTAGCTGTGCCACTAGCTAATATTAATTATTGGTAAAAGGTGAAAATTAGAGCTACATTTTCATAGCTGAGCATGACCACTGTAACTTTTCTTGGAGGTTTCTAAGGATGATTCAACTGACTGGCACAAGTGAACAGAACAGCAAATCTCTGCTTTGAGATGTTCACTTACTGTCACTTTTGTTCGGTCAAGAAAAGACCTCTTGTTACACTGCTTCTGCATGGCCACCAGCTTTTCAATCATCTCCTGCTGCTGTGGATCCAGTATAGCTGCTTCCTGTTGAAGTGTGGGGGTGACCACGGCGGACGTTCGGGCCGTTTCGTCCTCCTGctgcttcttcatcttctttagCCGGATTTGTTCCTCAGAAAGCACACCTAGCAGTCAAAAGGGAAGCAAATGTTGACTTGTAAAAGGATTGTGTAATAGGATCAATTATATTCTCACGATTTTCACCCTGGCTGTAACCCCACATgccaaaaaaatatacattttcttaatCTCTGATAAATTGACACTCACACTGCTCCAGCATCCCTGCCTCTCGACACTTGCGCAGGCGGCACTCCTGGCACTTGCGGCGCATGTACATGTCCATTTCACAGCGTCCATTGTTCTTGCAGGTGTACTTGGCACTTTTAATGACGCTGCGTCGAAAGAAGCCCTTGCAGCCCTCACAGCTCAAGACATTGTAGTGAAAACCAGATGCTTTGTCACCACATACACTGCACACCTCATTGCCGAGCATCTTTGGAGCAGGGCCCTTCTTTCTCTTTACAGGCTGACCATCTAGGATAGATGACAGAAAGGATGATTAATTTCGCATTGTtaaaatttatttcacaaaCCCGTGTGCAAAGTATCCAAGTATGCAATacaagaaataatgaaaatagttGCAGCCTGTTGACATACAATGACATgcaacaaatttttttttaatacgcataacaatttaataaatctattaaaataggaattgttaaaatagaaaatgtgtcaaatatttacaaaattctAGTTATCTTTTTGTTAATCACTAATAAGTCTGTTTAACATATGAAATCtagacattgtccagagtttcacacatgtaacacacagtgaGCGATCTTCCGAGTGAGAAGCATTCTCAAGCTctctgcttgatttcagtgTGTGATCAGCTGTAGTATACAAACCATGTGTAAGTGAACCATGTTTAAGACATAACGGGAAATTACCACCCAAAAAAAAACGTGGTTACTGTAATTTGTAAATTCattcaagacaaaaaaaacaagacaaagaccAAGACCAAGACAGGACAGATTACTACATTAGATTCTTTCTTTATGTTACATCTTGGGTTGACCGTGTACTTGAAATTACACAAAATATTAAGGTCAGTATCACACTGTCTCTTCAATCCGAAACGGACAACGTAGTATTGTCCATTTTAGACATGAACTACCACTTTCATCTTTAGAAAGGTGAGTCAATCAGGGAAGTCCTGTTTCCTCTCACTGGTGACTAATGGTGGTTAACTAAAGCAGCAACAATTGCATAAACTGCataatgtttttagaaatgtctaAATATATATTCCGTATAAAGAAATTATGTGTACAATTTTTGTTATCCATATATGTATCTGGAGACAAACAGTACAGCTTAacgtttgtttttctctgacctATGCTGGCAGAGGTGTCACCTATAGCTGGATCAAGCTTGATGTCACTTGGATCTACCGGTAGAGGGCTGGTTATCTCAGTCAGTGAAGGGCCATTATGAGGGGGGACAGGGAAGTCATCTGGCTGGGAAAGTTCAGCCAATGACAGCAGGCCATCATGCTTCATTGCAATGCTTCCACTGCTCTCCTCAACAATGCAGTCCAGCTGCAGTTCAGAGGCCCCTTCAAACACCTTACTCTCATCTGTgaggagacacaaacacagtcatatTTAATACAACTACCCATTATTTGCCTTTGTCTTACTTGTGATATACATCCAAATTAGATGATGTTGATCAGTCAAAAGCTCAACAGAAACATATATAGAGATGGGtgatctgaaaaaaaaaaaaaaatctagagtTTACTTTTTTCCATATCAATTGAAACTGAGTAGTATAACATAATTCAAGTCACTATTCTTCTACTGTTAGTGCAGATTGTTTTTCCAGCGATGGAACAAATGTGATGCTTTTTGTTCAGGTTTCTGATGTAACTTGTAGATGATGGAGGTTTTACATCTAAATTGTTGTCAAGCCATTTTGAAATGACAGAGAAAGCTACTTTGTCTGAAATTAACTCTTTGTCAAACTCTTTCAAGGTGTGAGCTTAACCTTTTACCGCACTTCTATTCTCTTTGTAAGCTTGGGTGGGATGCCCACATTAATGGCACATACACAATCACTGGATTATGCAACTACATTATCAATGTCCGGATATGACACATTTAAAGTCTGGATAAGAATTACTGATGATATTTATGatataaaatatgatgaaattATATCACAGccctaaacaaacaaattatataatGCAGTACTAAGCATAAACACTACTTCTGTGTAAATTAGATCATTTACTTTTAACTGAAATCCAGTTTTTGTCTGAAGATGAAATCTAAGGAACATATTTCAGAAGCACCCATGCatgaacttatttttttttttttataaagaaagaTGTTCTTTTTAGGTAAACAAAATAACTACCCATTCCTAGAGCAAATCAGATACTCTGTAGCGGAGTACCTGTGGACTAATATTTGAATGAAGAAGTTCTTCTTACCATGACCAACATCTGGGATATCAGTCACAGACAGCGTGGACATCTTCTGCACAGCAGCTTGTCATTACGAAATCAACGTGTACCTGCGCAATGAATGTAAACACCATTGTTACTGCACTCCTGTAACACATTTATGTAAATTGTAAGACCCAAACTCATGTGGAAGTGCAGTACACGTTTACAAATTTCTGAGTTACACCTGAATTCATGTCATAGGAAACTTGCTACAAACACCTTCTGCtgtaaaagcagaaatgaaaatTTGTCATGTGCTACATATGGATGCATTTCAGGAAACTGATT
This window encodes:
- the nr1h3 gene encoding oxysterols receptor LXR-alpha is translated as MSTLSVTDIPDVGHDESKVFEGASELQLDCIVEESSGSIAMKHDGLLSLAELSQPDDFPVPPHNGPSLTEITSPLPVDPSDIKLDPAIGDTSASIDGQPVKRKKGPAPKMLGNEVCSVCGDKASGFHYNVLSCEGCKGFFRRSVIKSAKYTCKNNGRCEMDMYMRRKCQECRLRKCREAGMLEQCVLSEEQIRLKKMKKQQEDETARTSAVVTPTLQQEAAILDPQQQEMIEKLVAMQKQCNKRSFLDRTKVTPWPQSQDLQNREVRQQRFAHFTELAIMSVQEIVDFAKQLPGFLELTREDQIALLKTSTIEIMLLETSRRYNPAIDSITFLKDFSYNKEDFAKAGLQFEFINPIFEFSKGMNDLCLDEAEYALLIAINIFSADRPNVQDHDLVERLQQPYVDALRSYIMIKRPNDHLMFPRMLMKLVSLRTLSSVHSEQVFALRLQDKKLPPLLSEIWDVNE